A single genomic interval of Polynucleobacter necessarius harbors:
- the mnmH gene encoding tRNA 2-selenouridine(34) synthase MnmH, whose product MQPSNPHILKLDQFLSELDSFDLIIDVRSPAEFALDHMPGAVNYPVLDNEERAKIGTLYKQVAPFAAKKLGAALVSKNIATHLENHLLELPREWRPLIYCWRGGERSGAFTHILNRIGWKAKQLEGGYQGFRRTVIDGLDQAANQFSFQVICGMTGSGKTRVLQEIGALGAQILDLEGLAVHRGSALGNEPNIDQPSQKGFETALWHALRGLDPSKLVFVESESKKVGGLHVPDALMEKIRNGACIELRSSMQTRVSWLIHEYHHFLTDTDNFKRKLALLTAHYGKMQIAKWNEAIDAGNVPELVEALLVKHYDPSYQSSIMRNFPQYNIENFVQLENDSDEAFTKAAKATLDKLGSSLIKY is encoded by the coding sequence GTGCAACCCAGCAATCCCCACATCCTAAAGTTAGACCAATTTCTATCAGAGCTTGATAGCTTTGATCTCATTATTGATGTTAGATCGCCTGCGGAATTTGCTTTAGACCATATGCCGGGTGCAGTGAATTACCCAGTGCTGGATAACGAAGAGCGTGCCAAGATTGGAACGCTCTATAAACAAGTCGCTCCCTTTGCGGCCAAAAAACTTGGTGCTGCATTGGTTTCTAAAAATATTGCCACTCATTTAGAAAATCATCTTTTGGAGTTGCCTCGTGAATGGCGGCCGCTAATCTATTGTTGGCGAGGTGGTGAGCGAAGTGGTGCTTTCACCCACATCCTCAATCGAATTGGTTGGAAGGCGAAACAATTGGAAGGTGGCTATCAAGGCTTTCGTCGTACAGTGATCGATGGTCTCGATCAAGCCGCGAATCAATTTTCATTTCAGGTGATTTGTGGGATGACGGGTAGCGGCAAGACTAGGGTGTTGCAAGAGATCGGCGCCTTGGGTGCTCAGATCCTGGATTTAGAAGGTTTAGCCGTGCATCGTGGCTCGGCGCTGGGCAATGAGCCTAATATTGACCAGCCATCTCAAAAAGGGTTTGAGACGGCCTTGTGGCATGCATTACGCGGTCTAGACCCCTCAAAACTTGTTTTTGTGGAATCAGAAAGCAAGAAAGTAGGTGGCTTGCATGTACCCGACGCTTTGATGGAAAAAATACGCAATGGAGCCTGCATTGAGCTGAGATCGAGCATGCAGACTCGTGTCTCCTGGTTGATTCATGAATACCATCACTTTTTAACGGATACCGATAATTTCAAGCGCAAGCTTGCCCTGCTCACCGCTCATTATGGAAAAATGCAGATTGCTAAATGGAATGAAGCGATTGATGCGGGAAATGTTCCAGAACTTGTTGAGGCGCTGTTGGTAAAGCATTACGACCCCTCATATCAATCATCGATCATGCGCAACTTTCCTCAATACAATATCGAGAATTTTGTACAACTAGAAAATGATAGTGATGAGGCCTTCACCAAAGCGGCAAAGGCCACTCTAGATAAGCTAGGGTCTTCGTTAATCAAATACTAA
- a CDS encoding ABC-F family ATPase, with amino-acid sequence MLSASNITMQFGAKPLFENISVKFGGGNRYGLIGANGCGKSTFMKILGGELEPTSGNVSLDPDIRLGKLRQDQFAYEDVRVLDVVMMGHEEMWKAAAERDAIYANPDATDEDYMKAAELEGKYAEYGGYTAEAKAGELLLGIGIPIEKHNGLMSNVAPGWKLRVLLAQALFSDPDVLLLDEPTNNLDIHSIHWLEDMLNQIKSTIVIISHDRHFLNEVCTHMADMDYGTLKVYPGNYDSYMLASVQARTQQLSNNVKAKEKIAELAAFVARFSANASKARQATSRQRQLEKIEIVEVKPSSRQNPFIRFDTEKKLHNMAVECNALTKAYDRTIFKNFKLGVRAGEKIAIIGQNGAGKTTLLKTILSKRFDGIAADSGDVKWAENANVGVMPQDNTEMFAKDELLMDWMNNWRKTGDDDQVIRGTLGRLLFSGDDIGKSVKVLSGGEKGRMILGKLMLQKYNVLAMDEPTNHMDMESIESLQIALEKFDGTLIFVSHDREFVSALANRILEVKMDGTVVDYSGIYEEYLRSQALEG; translated from the coding sequence GTGCTGTCAGCATCTAATATCACCATGCAGTTTGGGGCAAAGCCTCTGTTTGAAAATATCTCCGTGAAGTTTGGCGGTGGCAATCGTTATGGCCTTATCGGTGCAAACGGTTGCGGTAAATCCACCTTCATGAAAATTTTGGGCGGCGAGCTCGAGCCAACCAGCGGCAACGTGAGTTTGGATCCTGACATTCGTTTAGGTAAGTTGCGTCAAGATCAATTCGCCTACGAAGATGTACGCGTGCTCGACGTCGTGATGATGGGTCATGAAGAAATGTGGAAAGCTGCCGCGGAACGTGATGCGATCTACGCCAACCCAGATGCTACCGATGAAGATTACATGAAGGCTGCCGAGCTCGAAGGTAAATACGCTGAATACGGCGGCTATACCGCTGAAGCGAAAGCAGGCGAGTTGTTATTAGGAATTGGTATTCCAATCGAGAAACACAATGGTCTGATGAGCAACGTTGCTCCGGGCTGGAAGTTGCGCGTTTTGCTTGCGCAAGCCTTGTTCTCTGATCCAGATGTATTGCTGCTTGATGAGCCAACTAATAACTTGGATATTCACTCTATTCACTGGCTTGAAGACATGCTTAATCAAATTAAGAGCACCATTGTCATTATTTCCCATGACCGTCACTTCCTCAACGAAGTCTGTACGCACATGGCTGATATGGACTATGGAACCTTAAAGGTTTACCCAGGCAACTACGACTCCTACATGCTTGCTTCTGTGCAGGCACGAACACAACAGTTAAGCAATAACGTAAAAGCCAAAGAAAAAATTGCTGAATTAGCAGCTTTCGTGGCGCGCTTTTCTGCAAATGCTTCTAAAGCGCGTCAAGCTACCTCACGCCAGAGACAGTTGGAGAAAATTGAGATTGTTGAAGTGAAACCTTCTTCACGTCAAAATCCATTTATTCGTTTTGATACTGAGAAGAAATTGCACAATATGGCAGTTGAGTGCAATGCACTGACTAAAGCCTATGACCGCACCATCTTCAAAAACTTTAAGCTTGGCGTACGCGCCGGCGAAAAGATTGCCATCATCGGACAAAATGGTGCTGGTAAGACCACTCTTCTCAAAACTATTCTGAGTAAGCGCTTTGATGGTATCGCCGCTGATAGTGGGGATGTGAAGTGGGCTGAGAACGCCAACGTTGGCGTGATGCCCCAGGACAATACGGAGATGTTTGCCAAAGACGAGTTGCTGATGGACTGGATGAACAATTGGCGCAAGACAGGCGACGATGATCAGGTAATCCGTGGCACATTGGGTCGTTTATTGTTCTCTGGTGATGACATTGGCAAGTCTGTCAAAGTCCTTTCTGGTGGTGAAAAGGGCAGAATGATTTTGGGCAAACTCATGCTCCAAAAATATAACGTGCTCGCGATGGATGAGCCGACCAACCATATGGATATGGAATCGATTGAGAGCTTACAAATTGCGCTCGAAAAATTCGATGGTACTTTGATATTTGTTTCTCATGACCGTGAGTTCGTATCCGCACTAGCCAATCGCATCTTGGAAGTGAAGATGGACGGCACTGTAGTAGACTACTCTGGAATCTATGAAGAGTATTTACGTAGCCAAGCCTTAGAAGGCTAA
- a CDS encoding DUF1289 domain-containing protein, whose amino-acid sequence MNSGSNDVKPLSQDGSHSLLTGDDESDSPCIGVCTTLYDEICQGCGRTLNEVSNWIFFSDDEKASVWKRIRAEGTATRFQRQAKENKPT is encoded by the coding sequence ATGAATTCTGGAAGCAACGATGTCAAACCACTATCGCAAGATGGCTCTCACTCCCTATTAACCGGGGATGATGAATCAGACTCGCCATGCATCGGCGTATGCACAACCCTTTACGATGAGATTTGCCAGGGATGTGGACGCACCCTGAATGAAGTAAGTAACTGGATATTCTTTTCTGACGATGAAAAAGCATCTGTATGGAAGCGCATTCGGGCAGAAGGCACTGCAACACGCTTCCAACGACAAGCCAAAGAAAATAAGCCCACTTAG
- the gloA gene encoding lactoylglutathione lyase — translation MMILHTMLRVGDLNRSINFYTNVLGMNLLRTTERPEQKYSLAFVGYGKGNADGQAEIELTYNHGVHSYELGTAYGHIAIEVPDAYAVCANIQAAGGNVIREAGPVAGGDTIIAFVTDSDGYKIELIQR, via the coding sequence ATGATGATCCTGCACACCATGCTTCGCGTTGGCGATTTGAATCGCTCAATTAATTTCTACACCAATGTACTGGGTATGAATTTGCTGCGTACGACAGAGCGTCCTGAGCAAAAATATTCGCTTGCCTTTGTGGGATACGGCAAAGGCAATGCGGATGGTCAAGCAGAGATCGAACTCACCTACAACCATGGAGTTCATAGTTATGAACTAGGAACAGCCTATGGCCATATCGCAATTGAAGTTCCTGATGCCTATGCTGTTTGCGCCAATATTCAGGCGGCTGGTGGTAATGTTATCCGTGAGGCTGGTCCTGTAGCTGGAGGTGACACCATCATCGCCTTTGTAACCGATTCCGATGGCTACAAAATAGAGCTTATTCAGCGTTAA
- a CDS encoding electron transfer flavoprotein-ubiquinone oxidoreductase gives MNSAKLVEQFGPRDSMDYDLVIVGGGPAGLSAAIKAKQLANASGKEISVCVLEKGSEIGAHILSGAVMDPKALTELFPNWKELGAPLDTPVSGDQFLFLTSDNSYQVPNWMLPHCFKNEGNYIVSLANVTRWLGQQAENLGVEIFPGFPAAEILYNEQGAVCGVITGSMGLDKEGNPTDQFQLGMELRGKYTLFAEGARGHLGKQLIAKFSLDKDADPQSYGIGIKELWEVEPSKSKPGLVVHTAGWPLESATYGGSFLYHLGDNKVAVGLVVGLSHKNPYLSPFEEFQRYKLHPKIRETFEGDKRIAYGARALTAGGLNSLPKTVFPGGALIGCDAGYLNASRIKGSHAAIKTGMLAAEAAVAAINENRSEDVLSAYPTAFQNSWLYTELNQARNFKPWMSKGLYVGTLMVGLEQKLLGGNMPWTVHLKHADHECLEPAAQHKPIDYPKPDGKITFDRLSSVFISNTNHAENQPIHLTLKNDSIPVGVNLEIYAGPEQRYCPAGVYEFVETDGKPRLQINSQNCVHCKTCDIKDPTQNIVWVTPEGGGGPNYASM, from the coding sequence ATGAATTCTGCCAAGCTAGTTGAGCAATTTGGTCCTAGAGACTCGATGGACTATGACTTAGTCATTGTTGGGGGTGGCCCGGCCGGCCTATCCGCTGCTATTAAAGCCAAACAACTAGCTAATGCCTCTGGCAAAGAAATCAGCGTTTGCGTTCTGGAAAAGGGATCAGAAATTGGGGCTCATATTCTTTCGGGCGCAGTCATGGATCCGAAAGCGCTTACTGAGTTATTCCCCAACTGGAAAGAATTAGGCGCGCCACTTGACACCCCGGTTTCTGGAGATCAATTTCTATTCCTAACCAGCGATAACTCATATCAAGTGCCAAACTGGATGTTGCCGCACTGCTTTAAAAATGAAGGCAACTATATTGTGAGCCTTGCGAACGTAACGCGTTGGCTCGGTCAACAAGCTGAGAATCTAGGCGTAGAAATTTTTCCAGGCTTTCCTGCTGCGGAAATTCTCTATAACGAGCAAGGTGCAGTATGCGGAGTAATTACTGGCTCAATGGGTCTGGATAAAGAAGGTAATCCTACTGACCAGTTTCAACTTGGTATGGAGTTACGCGGCAAATACACCCTTTTCGCGGAAGGCGCACGTGGTCATCTTGGTAAGCAACTCATCGCTAAGTTTTCATTAGATAAAGATGCGGATCCACAAAGCTACGGCATTGGCATCAAGGAACTCTGGGAAGTGGAACCCTCTAAGAGCAAGCCTGGATTGGTTGTCCACACTGCGGGTTGGCCATTAGAGAGCGCCACCTACGGCGGCTCATTCCTCTACCACTTAGGCGATAACAAAGTGGCTGTTGGCTTGGTTGTGGGTCTCTCCCACAAGAACCCTTACCTCTCCCCATTTGAAGAGTTTCAACGCTACAAGCTACATCCAAAGATCCGAGAAACCTTTGAAGGTGATAAACGTATTGCATACGGCGCACGCGCGCTCACTGCTGGCGGATTAAATAGCCTTCCTAAAACAGTATTCCCCGGTGGCGCACTCATTGGTTGCGATGCTGGCTATTTAAATGCCTCCCGAATCAAAGGTAGTCATGCTGCAATTAAAACCGGTATGCTTGCGGCGGAGGCGGCAGTAGCAGCGATCAATGAGAATCGCTCTGAAGATGTTTTATCCGCTTACCCAACAGCCTTCCAAAATAGCTGGCTGTATACAGAACTCAATCAAGCGCGAAACTTCAAGCCATGGATGTCCAAAGGACTTTATGTTGGCACTCTAATGGTAGGTCTGGAGCAAAAGCTTTTAGGCGGCAATATGCCATGGACAGTGCACTTGAAACATGCTGATCACGAGTGCCTAGAGCCCGCAGCACAACACAAACCCATTGACTATCCAAAGCCCGATGGCAAGATCACATTTGATCGACTCTCCTCTGTATTTATTTCCAATACAAACCACGCTGAGAATCAACCTATTCACCTAACCCTGAAGAATGATTCAATTCCTGTAGGCGTGAATCTCGAAATCTATGCAGGTCCAGAGCAACGCTACTGCCCCGCTGGTGTCTATGAGTTTGTGGAAACTGACGGCAAACCGCGTCTACAGATTAATTCACAGAACTGTGTGCACTGCAAGACTTGTGACATCAAAGATCCTACTCAGAACATTGTCTGGGTTACACCCGAAGGTGGTGGTGGCCCGAACTACGCATCAATGTAA